In Dermacentor albipictus isolate Rhodes 1998 colony chromosome 6, USDA_Dalb.pri_finalv2, whole genome shotgun sequence, the following proteins share a genomic window:
- the LOC139046932 gene encoding ninjurin-2-like isoform X1 yields MLRAPGYMKVRHLSHSHDGMAIGQGSEEMSPVAANRYATKKTVAQGCYDVALLTMNAAQLKRALEQGHRHPFYTLVVVLASVSIALQVVVGILLIVLGCLDLGKPRQRGPAIVLNNVATAFVMSVTIVNVLAASFDLSHSNYESPTPTALAGTELNNELTTQGL; encoded by the exons TCGCACTCGCACGACGGGATGGCGATCGGGCAGGGCAGCGAGGAGATGTCGCCCGTCGCCGCCAACAGGTACGCCACCAAGAAGACGGTGGCCCAGGGTTGCTACGACGTCGCCCTGCTCACCATGAACGCGGCGCAGCTGAAGCGCGCACTGGAGCAGGGGCACCGACACCCGTTCTACACGCTCGTCGTTGTGCTGGCCAGCGTCTCCATTGCACTGCAG GTTGTCGTTGGTATCCTGCTGATCGTGCTCGGATGCCTGGACCTAGGCAAACCGCGCCAACGGGGCCCTGCCATAGTGCTGAACAACGTGGCGACGGCGTTCGTCATGTCGGTGACGATCGTGAACGTCCTCGCCGCATCATTCGACCTGAGCCACAGCAACTACGAATCTCCGACACCGACGGCTCTTGCCGGAACCGAGTTGAACAACGAGCTCACAACGCAGGGCCTTTGA
- the LOC139046932 gene encoding ninjurin-2-like isoform X2, with protein sequence MAKTEAGLTSHSHDGMAIGQGSEEMSPVAANRYATKKTVAQGCYDVALLTMNAAQLKRALEQGHRHPFYTLVVVLASVSIALQVVVGILLIVLGCLDLGKPRQRGPAIVLNNVATAFVMSVTIVNVLAASFDLSHSNYESPTPTALAGTELNNELTTQGL encoded by the exons TCGCACTCGCACGACGGGATGGCGATCGGGCAGGGCAGCGAGGAGATGTCGCCCGTCGCCGCCAACAGGTACGCCACCAAGAAGACGGTGGCCCAGGGTTGCTACGACGTCGCCCTGCTCACCATGAACGCGGCGCAGCTGAAGCGCGCACTGGAGCAGGGGCACCGACACCCGTTCTACACGCTCGTCGTTGTGCTGGCCAGCGTCTCCATTGCACTGCAG GTTGTCGTTGGTATCCTGCTGATCGTGCTCGGATGCCTGGACCTAGGCAAACCGCGCCAACGGGGCCCTGCCATAGTGCTGAACAACGTGGCGACGGCGTTCGTCATGTCGGTGACGATCGTGAACGTCCTCGCCGCATCATTCGACCTGAGCCACAGCAACTACGAATCTCCGACACCGACGGCTCTTGCCGGAACCGAGTTGAACAACGAGCTCACAACGCAGGGCCTTTGA
- the LOC139046932 gene encoding ninjurin-2-like isoform X3: MAIGQGSEEMSPVAANRYATKKTVAQGCYDVALLTMNAAQLKRALEQGHRHPFYTLVVVLASVSIALQVVVGILLIVLGCLDLGKPRQRGPAIVLNNVATAFVMSVTIVNVLAASFDLSHSNYESPTPTALAGTELNNELTTQGL; this comes from the exons ATGGCGATCGGGCAGGGCAGCGAGGAGATGTCGCCCGTCGCCGCCAACAGGTACGCCACCAAGAAGACGGTGGCCCAGGGTTGCTACGACGTCGCCCTGCTCACCATGAACGCGGCGCAGCTGAAGCGCGCACTGGAGCAGGGGCACCGACACCCGTTCTACACGCTCGTCGTTGTGCTGGCCAGCGTCTCCATTGCACTGCAG GTTGTCGTTGGTATCCTGCTGATCGTGCTCGGATGCCTGGACCTAGGCAAACCGCGCCAACGGGGCCCTGCCATAGTGCTGAACAACGTGGCGACGGCGTTCGTCATGTCGGTGACGATCGTGAACGTCCTCGCCGCATCATTCGACCTGAGCCACAGCAACTACGAATCTCCGACACCGACGGCTCTTGCCGGAACCGAGTTGAACAACGAGCTCACAACGCAGGGCCTTTGA